In Candidatus Dormiibacterota bacterium, the genomic stretch CTGCTTTGGCCACCCGCTCCCACTCATCGGGCGTCAGCCGGCGGAGCCGCTCGAACAGCGCCTCGACCTCGGCGGTGTTGGGCCCGAACCTCTCGTCGGCCACGTGACTTAGAATACGCGCGATTCCATGACTGTGGGAGATTTCTCATGCCCGTAGTCCAGTGGGTCGTCAGCGTGGGCGACACGGTGGAAGCGCGCGATGGTGAGCTCGGCGTGGTGCGGGAGATCTTTGACGGCCCGCCGCAGTCCGCGCAAGCGCTCTTCGTGTCGACCGAGCCCTACATGCGGGTGGTGCACCCCGGCCAGCCCGACCTCTTCATCCCATTCGAGGAAATCGTCGACGTCAGCGACGTCAAGCAGCGCGTCTATCTGAAGCGCTGGCTGCGGGAAATCAACGCCCTGGGCTGGACCCGCGACCCGCGCAAGCCCGGGGCGGCGGCGCCGTACTTCCCAAAGCCGGCCGCGGCCCCCTCGGCCGCCTCGGCCAAGCCGGATGCCAACGGCGGTGTCCCACCGCGCCCTCTGGTGGGTAGCGGGGCCTGGTCCCCCGGCGGGGCCGCGCCGCGGAACGAGCCCGGCAAGGGATTTCGGATCGGCGATCGGTTCAAGCCGGGCGATCCCATCCCAGTGGCGGGCCAGTACACGTGCACCGTGTGCGGTTTCCGCAAGCATTCCCGCCAATTTCGGGAGGAGAATCCGGATGGTCGGTTCCCTCCGCCGCATCACCCGGGCGCGCTCTGGGAGCTGGAGGACCTGCGCCCATAGGGCGTTGACCTGATTCGAGCGCCGGCAATCAATCGGCCGTCTGTATTCAGAAACCTCTTTGCTAGACTAGCCGCGTACCGTGCTGAGCGACTACTTTCCCTTGCTCATTTTTCTTGCCGCGGTCTTCGTTTTCGGCCTCATTGCGCTCTTCTTTCCACCCTGGCTGGCCGGCCACCGGGACTCCGCGGCCAAAGACCTGCCTTACGAGTCGGGCATCGTGCCCCGCTCGGGCGCCCGGCGCAAATTCGCGGTCAGCTTCTATCTGACCGCCATGCTCTTCATCATCTTCGATGTCGAGGCGATCTTCATCTACCCCTGGGCGGTCATCCTCAAGGGGCTGGGCTGGTTCGGGGTTGCCGAGATGGCGGTCTTCGCTGCCATCCTGCTGGTCGCGCTGATCTATGTCTGGCGAAAGGGAGCGCTCGAATGGGGGAACTGACGCTTCGTCCAGGCCCGATGCCGACCGGTCGCGCGGCTGGACCTACGCCGCTCAATGCGCTGGGCGACAACGTGCTCACCACCACGCTGGACCGGGTGATCAACTGGGGTCGGTCGAGCGCGATCTGGCCGGCGCTCTTCGGTCTCGCCTGCTGCGCCATCGAGATGATGGGAACGGTGGGCCCGCGGCATGACCTGTCGCGCTTCGGGTCGGAGCTCTTCCGCGCCTCGCCCCGCCAGGCCGACCTGATGATCGTCTCCGGGCGGGTGTCCATCAAGATGGCGCCAGTGCTCCGCCAGATCTACGACCAGATGCCGGAACCCAAGTGGGTGATTGCGATGGGTGCGTGCGCCTCCTCCGCCGGCATGTTCAACAACTACGCGATCGTCCAGAGCGTGGACAAGATCGTGCCGGTCGACATCTACGTCCCCGGGTGCCCGCCACGGCCGGAAGCCCTGATCGATGCCGTCGTCAAGCTGCAGCGCAAGATCCGCGGCGAGCCGCTGGTCAAGCGCCCCGCCTGACGCCCGCTGATGCTCGTCGAGAACCTGGGCAGCCGCTTCAAAGAAGCGCTGCGAGAGAGTTCGGACTTCCGCGGCGACCTGAGCATCGTGGTGGACCCGAGCGCGGTCGTCGACGTCGCCCGCTACCTGCGGGATGAGGAGGGCTTCGATTACTTCCTCTACGCCACCGCCGTGGACTGGCCGGCCCGCGATCCTCGGTTCACCGTCGTGTGGGAGGTGCGCTCGCTGGCGAACAAGACCCGCATCCGTATCAAGACGACGGCTGCGATGCCCGAGCCGCATGTGCCCACCCTGACCGAGATCTGGCCGGCCGCGAACTGGCACGAACGCGAGACCTGGGACCTGCTCGGGATCAAGTTCGACGGCCACCCCGATCTGCGCCGGCTGCTGATGCCGCAGAGCTGGGAAGGCCATCCGCTGCGGAAGGATTATGTCTCCTTCGGCGAACCGGTCATCTTCAGCGACCAGAAGCTTGAAGGGCTGGAGCCCGACGCGATCCGTGGCTGAAACGCGCATTGCGCAGGAACCGTTCGGCCCCGGCCCGGCTCCCGAGCCGTTCGGCCCGGAGCACGAGCCGCCGACAGAATGGATCGAGCTCAACATGGGCCCGCAGCATCCGAGCACGCACGGCGTTCTCCGGGTGCGGCTGAAGCTTGACGGCGAGGTGGTGCGTGATGCCGACCCGGACATCGGGTATCTCCACACCGGCTTCGAAAAGTCCTTCGAGGAGAAGACCTACACCCAGGGCATCACCTTCAGCGACCGTATGGATTACCTGGCGCCACCAATCAACAATGTCGGGTTCGTGATGTCCATCGAAAAGCTGATCGGCGTGGAGGTGCCGCCGCGGGCGCAGGCGATCCGGGTATTGATGATGGAGCTGGCACGGATCGCCAGCCACGAGCTGTGGCTGGGCACGGCCGGTCTCGACCTCGGCGTCTACTCCGGCTTCTTCTACGCCTGGCGTGACCGCGAGCTGGTGCTCGACCTGAACGAGTCCTATTCGGGCGTTCGCATGATGACCTCTTTCACCCGGGTCGGCGGCGTCGCCTGGGACCTGCCCGAGGGCTGGCTCGACCAGCTCCAGCGATTCATCGACGTCATGCCGGGCCGGATCGACGACTTCGAGGCGATGCTGACCGACAACCCGATCTGGCACCAGCGCCTCGAGGGGATTGGCGCCCTGTCACGCGAGGATGCGATCAGGACCGGGGTGACCGGGCCGATGCTGCGAGCCTCCGGCGTCGACTACGACGTCCGCAAAGCCTTCCCCTACTGTGGCTATCAGCAGTACGAGTTCCAGGTGCCCCTCGGCACGAACGGCGATTGTTATGACCGCTACCGGGTTCGCGTCCAGGAGATGCGCGAGAGCCTGAAGATCTTGCAGCAGGTCATTGACAGCCTTCCCTCGGGCCCGTGGCTGACGAACGATCGCAAAGTCGCGCTGCCCCCCCGGAGCGAGTTGAGCAAGAGCATGGAGTCTGTTATCCACCACTTCCGGCTGGTGAGCGAAGGGTTCAAAGGCCCGGTTGGTGATGTCTACGCCTTCGTGGAGAGTCCGCGAGGTGAGCTCGGCTTCTACCTCGTCTCCGACGGGACGAACAAGCCGTACCGGATGAAGGTCCGCCCGCCCTCGTTCTGCAACCTCCAACCACTCAAGAAGCTGGTACAGGGTGTCCTGCTGGCCGATGTCATCGCCATCATGGGCAGCATGGACTTCATCCTCGGGGATGTGGACCGCTGATGGCGCTGGCGAAGCCGACCGTCGAGGAAATCAGGGTGCGGGCCGCGCGCTACCCGTCGAAGCAATCGGCCATCATCCCGGCCCTCTGGGCGGTGCAGCACGAGCAAGGCTACGTCACCAAAGAGGCGATGGGTGAGATCGCGCAGATCCTCGGCCTGCCGCCGTCGCTGATCGAGGCCACCGCGTCCTTCTACTCGATGTTCCTCACCCGGCCGGAGGGCCGGCACGACGTCGTGATCTGCGTCAACGCGCCCTGCATGCTGCGCGGCGCCGACGAGATGGCCGCCTACCTCGGGCAGCAGCTGGGTGTCCGCGATGGCCAAACCACGAAGGATGGGGCGATCACCTGGCATTCGACGATCGAATGCCTGGGGGCCTGCGGCGGCGCGCCGATGATGCAGGTCGACCACCACTTCGAGGAGGACCTGACGCCGGAGCGGATCGACGCGATCATCCATCGGCTGCGGACCGAGCTATCGCCGCTCGACGCAAAGCCCGAGAAAGCGGCCGTCGCCGCGCGGCCGAGAGGGAAGAGGACGCAGAACTGATGGGACTCAAGCCAGTCCTCACCAAGGACTTTCACACCGAGAATCTCGAACAGCTTGCGGTCTACGAACGGACCGGGGGCTACACCGGCTTCAAGAAGGCGCTCGAGATGCAGCCCGACGAGCTGGTCGAGCTGGTCAAGAAGAGCGGAC encodes the following:
- the ndhC gene encoding NADH-quinone oxidoreductase subunit A gives rise to the protein MLSDYFPLLIFLAAVFVFGLIALFFPPWLAGHRDSAAKDLPYESGIVPRSGARRKFAVSFYLTAMLFIIFDVEAIFIYPWAVILKGLGWFGVAEMAVFAAILLVALIYVWRKGALEWGN
- a CDS encoding NADH-quinone oxidoreductase subunit B family protein, with protein sequence MPTGRAAGPTPLNALGDNVLTTTLDRVINWGRSSAIWPALFGLACCAIEMMGTVGPRHDLSRFGSELFRASPRQADLMIVSGRVSIKMAPVLRQIYDQMPEPKWVIAMGACASSAGMFNNYAIVQSVDKIVPVDIYVPGCPPRPEALIDAVVKLQRKIRGEPLVKRPA
- a CDS encoding NADH-quinone oxidoreductase subunit C; the encoded protein is MLVENLGSRFKEALRESSDFRGDLSIVVDPSAVVDVARYLRDEEGFDYFLYATAVDWPARDPRFTVVWEVRSLANKTRIRIKTTAAMPEPHVPTLTEIWPAANWHERETWDLLGIKFDGHPDLRRLLMPQSWEGHPLRKDYVSFGEPVIFSDQKLEGLEPDAIRG
- the nuoD gene encoding NADH dehydrogenase (quinone) subunit D; its protein translation is MGPQHPSTHGVLRVRLKLDGEVVRDADPDIGYLHTGFEKSFEEKTYTQGITFSDRMDYLAPPINNVGFVMSIEKLIGVEVPPRAQAIRVLMMELARIASHELWLGTAGLDLGVYSGFFYAWRDRELVLDLNESYSGVRMMTSFTRVGGVAWDLPEGWLDQLQRFIDVMPGRIDDFEAMLTDNPIWHQRLEGIGALSREDAIRTGVTGPMLRASGVDYDVRKAFPYCGYQQYEFQVPLGTNGDCYDRYRVRVQEMRESLKILQQVIDSLPSGPWLTNDRKVALPPRSELSKSMESVIHHFRLVSEGFKGPVGDVYAFVESPRGELGFYLVSDGTNKPYRMKVRPPSFCNLQPLKKLVQGVLLADVIAIMGSMDFILGDVDR
- a CDS encoding NAD(P)H-dependent oxidoreductase subunit E — protein: MALAKPTVEEIRVRAARYPSKQSAIIPALWAVQHEQGYVTKEAMGEIAQILGLPPSLIEATASFYSMFLTRPEGRHDVVICVNAPCMLRGADEMAAYLGQQLGVRDGQTTKDGAITWHSTIECLGACGGAPMMQVDHHFEEDLTPERIDAIIHRLRTELSPLDAKPEKAAVAARPRGKRTQN